A DNA window from Candidatus Poribacteria bacterium contains the following coding sequences:
- a CDS encoding Ig-like domain-containing protein, whose translation MKVNRTEAYRHLFLVLILIVSAIGTLGFNQALAWETHYRDENHTDTTNGYYDENGGIVIDKGQYDGNKYVMEAKGQEYNYYKENGGDWQCKDLGHAIRLSDAKVAYFFKVPQELYDHRLIKWISIEIKYDGTDYGDSKYGNEDRPPKFYVRDFRNAEYDEKGEFLNNIANNDYHYKSTTLYDVYTDQSQYRIGSPDGNSPYEIHVRIYAPDGYGSAPDDDDAEIDIDYVRVYLHLSQQHPPQLRLVSPEMGPNQKVNVPLGDESRSFTIEADDLSGSGYPYREYYWTDPENIPLATNPKPSFSDLTCETTEPNMSYTFNKSASDYVIYCYVLYKKNSSSTKMKETIISEMLEIPVRVWQRPTVSDAPPQDVIDSGDVFWYNGKYIGVAGQPVRLMANGEAKNSVDEIDKFIWSFDNTELEQGRDEVVSYTWNSAQSYQLKCKAVTNYGIESEEKTFTVAVYPIPQLDPGGINGQYSGRTNKPIRLKGNLTNTTSYPGASVEYRWRVNGDIPIPQLKGDAVDEGDYIRLTEAQNGQVEYVNMPMSDDFSVTGEFWSGGGSHADAFYVYLWATGTPTSENDAKGQYTIAFDERDEQIQLLDNGSRLKTVDLTKPLDNAQWRPFRIVFKQGKFQVYMDHKLKLEYDVGDAYQSRMNDSTHNLFGFGARTENLNNEHRVRNMMWTPGEPIDTTGNGEAEYTWTEEGTHKAAFTVTVTTPEGLILEKTGFVDVKIESGVPTAMPGGPYRGGIQGGNYSPIQFEGNDPDFVEADDIGHIKDWTWFFPDNGGCSLKLNGGNDHVELNSFSDFPTNAITVEFWMRSSDKAKKGTPISYGSADDLLIYDYGDLKFRIAGEQVTPSDSSTKVPVNDGRWHHIAITWQSSDGQFKLYEDGAEVKDYSVTVARDETLTQGGTLIVGQPQGSFGEAFVGFIDEVMIWNVVRTGDEIRSDMDGELIGNESGLVLYWKFDEGEGDTVNDETGQGHNGSLLNTADAWASEGHPVVVHGIWNPTYEFPEPGNYEVGLKVRSEYGKWSTMAVTRVKAISGKIAGYVRAADLRTPVKGVRLTLTSSHVDENALIRAANSDDRMHVGSGCIWTETDDKGYYEFTHLPLGSYRIRASKGEGDKAHEFKKAVQVVELTLDLPNQLAVDFVDLSVFSVGGRIVYSIKKNEADVLVSGVKVTAQPVGSTSLIRSLPSTKSLSSPANTNYSLPLFAGKYLFLAEKEGHDIRLAGTNSDDTTHTPPDGYDPDTGLITIDRARTDIDFVDYTTRELTVIVQDSGGNPIAKYPDNFSNAGDPIKVTVEGTNGAVNDEPVVQEGDELGTLKLTLNPGKYTVYIKGAKPERKEVDLTGEDGKVTMIIPVRIELAVYPDPKLFDVESQKFLELFGLTENDNPEGYMYYYPPKPRSHTYTIEATANGHPVKNFVLHVTDNVSMMTPDEAEEQRIEVVTDYKPEGDQGKTEYTIIAGLPKQTDDDPPLAAPKTVTFWAEAEGYEDSDTVTKEVTVLGVVSKGGAAKIVSVPVVNYTVLHDPPGDHSYSFLDDTMTVKGIITDMRIKIKDKEIPVYPLPWSDERSIEGFKFEKSPDSESEFKDLKDKGLLSYEEPDSVQHKFIIGAAYAGVTGSTLVFSGPLSYLLLLAKIGVTAWGFKRGDTIPGFGHFVQYEITPNRQLRTPSDDTLPDLVGPGKGDIYFGEGWTLGLQTKYFMGIRWNKNERKWELSTEEVKTYDILDVSNQYIYTIRDIENIIDDLQRTINDIGDDPDRQEEKKKLQNAYNTWNTLLENNLAYIWNRDYVPYLHDPDESKRKTFDDFAKDHNLKDMDMLIFSAGPAFEYSRKIQAGDFSYYSIDTSVGSSTSISNSSIVSAGANFFGSGAFIEFALTSSAGLTTTHTLGRNWEGGKGTEQKVGFVLQDDDVGDNLAVRVGADPRWGTPIFFQDPGSYTSDPWEAGTNKAVDFTMELVQNTADTFDYHEGAHYKVKLTYTGQRSLENNGYINFIMYERLNDGEEDNPTVRFNGDMAPYRVKLTKQGSIAYVNVSVYPPEADKDNSGEKQYTVRIIAEEEGDQHINRSVTLYPKFADLRAPRAVVVAPYDGERISPEFFPSDNPFKIEVVSEDMDIAKIQLQIRSKRPDGVWEEWCDLSGMEWEEEKDNSNVTVFDRLDRRPPRREFTFRWPEDQIRNLGVGEYALRAVAEDKASNKDLDPPFVTFMVDDAKPSVLCTVPDYQARDSERIYHGELSVTFTDDMRATDFSDRTFYVTDLLDGGKMVSGYVSYSPALRKAVFVPITPFKPNGFYRVEIKTDVHDLAGNPLDNTFIWTFRTTDAPFEPTWSLNWRVTDGVTTDSNNIAGVEYGATDGKDEKDVRAVPALTSTSQSPISLSFLIDGDKKNGFDRDIRPADGRLAHHWFFVIDNAKQGATVTLEYQPSVRLTKTTRQYQILRLVEFDQQGNVSNVITLDPTQAPTDSVTGEIGYVVAYQYTNQGESSRYFRLDVQKAEYVATEWEKGTSGWKFFSVPITPQRAEPFVNLGDDIDPFQMFQYDTQSGGYKVYPYDIGEVALQTGHGYFTRLAEDVEVDVGGAMNQGDVTLTLQSPGWHPIGNPFIKPVKVSDLKINGEPFDNAVSDGIVEGTLYRWKIVTEEEKGTKKQAGIEVSDEYQTVSSDDTLEPWEGYWLKTNQADVTLTIPAPADLPDRAPTPDYLKPPMAPM comes from the coding sequence ATGAAGGTGAATAGGACCGAGGCCTACAGGCATTTATTTCTGGTCTTAATCCTTATCGTCTCAGCGATAGGGACGCTCGGATTTAATCAAGCGCTTGCGTGGGAAACTCACTATCGAGATGAGAATCACACAGATACAACTAATGGCTACTATGATGAGAATGGTGGCATAGTCATAGACAAGGGCCAGTATGATGGAAACAAATATGTGATGGAGGCCAAAGGGCAGGAGTACAATTACTACAAGGAGAACGGCGGCGATTGGCAGTGTAAGGATCTAGGCCACGCCATCCGCCTCTCCGATGCGAAGGTCGCTTATTTCTTTAAAGTGCCGCAGGAGCTATATGACCATAGGCTTATCAAGTGGATTTCGATCGAAATAAAATATGACGGAACAGATTACGGGGATTCGAAGTACGGCAATGAGGACCGTCCGCCGAAGTTTTACGTCAGGGATTTCCGAAATGCGGAGTACGATGAGAAGGGGGAGTTCCTGAACAACATCGCCAACAACGATTATCACTATAAGAGCACAACATTATATGACGTCTACACCGATCAGAGTCAATATCGCATCGGCTCCCCGGACGGCAACAGCCCATATGAGATCCATGTGAGGATTTACGCCCCTGATGGATACGGATCAGCACCTGATGATGACGACGCGGAGATAGATATCGACTACGTTCGGGTCTATCTCCACCTGAGCCAGCAGCACCCACCGCAACTCCGGCTCGTCTCACCCGAGATGGGACCGAACCAAAAGGTGAACGTCCCGCTGGGAGATGAGAGTAGATCTTTCACCATAGAGGCCGATGATCTAAGCGGTTCGGGGTACCCCTACCGTGAGTATTATTGGACCGATCCCGAAAATATACCGCTGGCGACTAATCCTAAACCATCTTTCTCGGATCTCACGTGCGAAACAACTGAGCCCAATATGAGTTACACTTTCAATAAATCTGCCAGCGACTATGTAATCTACTGCTACGTGCTCTACAAGAAAAATTCAAGCTCCACTAAGATGAAGGAGACGATAATATCGGAAATGCTGGAGATCCCCGTTCGCGTCTGGCAACGCCCGACGGTCTCCGACGCACCCCCTCAGGACGTCATCGATTCAGGGGATGTCTTCTGGTATAACGGCAAATACATCGGAGTTGCGGGACAGCCGGTCCGCCTGATGGCGAACGGCGAGGCGAAGAATAGCGTCGATGAGATCGATAAATTCATCTGGAGTTTCGACAACACCGAGCTGGAACAGGGAAGGGATGAGGTGGTCTCCTACACGTGGAACTCAGCTCAAAGCTATCAGCTCAAGTGTAAAGCGGTCACCAACTACGGCATCGAGAGCGAGGAGAAGACCTTTACAGTGGCCGTTTACCCCATCCCCCAACTGGACCCGGGAGGAATAAACGGACAATATTCGGGAAGGACGAATAAACCGATTAGACTTAAGGGTAATCTCACCAACACCACCAGCTATCCAGGCGCCTCTGTGGAGTATCGATGGCGCGTCAACGGCGATATCCCCATCCCGCAGCTCAAGGGCGATGCCGTGGATGAAGGAGATTATATCAGATTGACGGAGGCCCAAAACGGTCAGGTCGAATACGTTAACATGCCTATGAGCGATGACTTCAGCGTGACGGGCGAGTTTTGGTCAGGCGGAGGTAGTCATGCTGACGCCTTCTACGTTTATCTCTGGGCCACCGGTACGCCGACATCGGAAAACGACGCGAAAGGTCAGTATACTATTGCTTTCGACGAGCGGGATGAACAGATCCAGCTCCTCGATAACGGCAGCCGCTTGAAGACTGTGGATCTGACGAAACCGCTCGATAACGCCCAGTGGCGGCCGTTCAGGATCGTGTTCAAGCAGGGGAAGTTCCAGGTCTATATGGATCATAAGCTGAAGCTGGAATATGACGTCGGAGACGCCTATCAAAGCCGCATGAACGATTCAACCCACAACCTGTTCGGCTTCGGCGCACGAACGGAAAACCTGAACAACGAACATAGGGTTAGAAATATGATGTGGACGCCGGGAGAACCCATAGACACGACGGGCAACGGCGAGGCGGAATACACGTGGACCGAGGAGGGAACCCATAAGGCGGCTTTCACCGTCACGGTGACCACTCCGGAAGGGTTGATCCTTGAGAAAACCGGGTTCGTGGATGTGAAGATCGAATCCGGTGTGCCCACGGCGATGCCCGGAGGACCATATAGGGGGGGCATCCAGGGTGGAAACTATTCGCCGATCCAGTTCGAGGGGAACGATCCCGATTTCGTTGAGGCGGACGATATAGGACACATCAAGGACTGGACGTGGTTTTTCCCGGACAACGGTGGCTGTTCGCTGAAATTGAACGGCGGAAATGATCACGTCGAATTGAATAGCTTCAGCGACTTCCCCACAAATGCCATCACGGTGGAATTCTGGATGCGATCGTCGGATAAAGCTAAAAAGGGAACCCCTATCTCCTATGGAAGCGCGGACGATCTCCTGATCTACGACTATGGTGACCTCAAATTCCGCATCGCCGGTGAACAGGTAACGCCCAGCGACAGTTCAACGAAGGTGCCTGTCAACGATGGCAGATGGCATCACATAGCCATAACGTGGCAAAGCTCAGATGGACAGTTCAAACTCTATGAGGATGGCGCCGAGGTTAAGGACTACTCGGTCACGGTCGCTCGGGATGAGACGTTAACCCAGGGTGGTACCCTAATCGTAGGTCAGCCGCAGGGTAGCTTCGGAGAGGCGTTTGTAGGTTTCATAGATGAGGTGATGATCTGGAACGTCGTCCGAACGGGCGACGAGATCCGAAGCGATATGGACGGTGAACTTATCGGTAACGAGAGCGGACTCGTGCTCTATTGGAAGTTCGATGAGGGTGAGGGAGACACCGTTAATGACGAAACTGGGCAAGGACATAACGGATCTCTACTCAATACCGCTGATGCCTGGGCCTCTGAAGGACATCCGGTGGTTGTACATGGCATCTGGAACCCAACGTATGAGTTCCCCGAGCCCGGGAATTATGAGGTGGGGTTGAAGGTGCGCTCCGAGTACGGAAAATGGAGCACGATGGCTGTAACGCGTGTTAAGGCGATCTCAGGTAAGATCGCAGGGTATGTCCGAGCCGCCGACCTGCGCACCCCTGTGAAAGGGGTGCGATTGACGCTCACCTCAAGCCATGTCGATGAAAACGCGCTCATTCGGGCGGCGAACTCCGATGATCGGATGCATGTCGGCTCTGGCTGCATATGGACGGAGACGGACGATAAGGGATATTATGAGTTCACCCACCTGCCGCTCGGGAGCTACCGGATCCGGGCCAGTAAGGGCGAGGGGGACAAAGCTCACGAGTTCAAGAAGGCCGTCCAGGTTGTCGAGCTCACGCTTGATCTGCCGAATCAACTCGCAGTTGACTTCGTTGACCTCAGCGTCTTCTCCGTCGGCGGACGGATCGTCTATAGCATCAAGAAGAACGAGGCTGATGTCCTGGTCAGCGGGGTCAAGGTGACCGCCCAGCCCGTCGGTTCCACCAGCCTTATAAGATCGTTGCCCAGCACGAAATCGCTTTCCTCCCCCGCTAACACGAATTACAGCCTTCCGCTGTTCGCCGGGAAATATCTCTTCCTCGCCGAGAAGGAGGGGCATGATATCCGCCTGGCGGGAACCAATTCGGACGATACGACCCACACACCGCCGGACGGCTATGATCCGGACACGGGCCTCATCACCATCGATAGGGCTCGAACCGATATCGACTTCGTCGATTATACGACCAGGGAGCTGACGGTGATCGTCCAGGACTCCGGCGGGAACCCGATAGCCAAATACCCGGATAACTTCTCCAACGCCGGCGATCCGATCAAGGTCACAGTCGAGGGAACTAACGGGGCGGTGAACGACGAGCCTGTCGTTCAGGAGGGTGATGAGTTAGGGACGCTTAAACTCACGCTTAACCCGGGCAAGTATACCGTATATATCAAGGGAGCTAAGCCGGAGAGAAAAGAGGTGGATCTGACGGGGGAAGATGGCAAGGTCACCATGATCATACCGGTTAGGATAGAACTGGCGGTCTATCCAGATCCTAAGCTATTCGATGTCGAAAGCCAGAAGTTCCTGGAGCTCTTCGGCCTGACCGAAAACGATAACCCTGAAGGATACATGTACTATTATCCGCCCAAACCCCGCTCACATACCTATACCATCGAAGCCACTGCAAATGGACATCCCGTGAAGAATTTCGTCCTACATGTGACTGATAACGTCAGCATGATGACCCCTGATGAGGCGGAGGAACAGAGGATAGAGGTCGTGACCGATTATAAGCCTGAGGGGGATCAGGGCAAAACGGAATACACAATTATAGCAGGATTGCCCAAACAGACGGACGACGACCCGCCTCTTGCGGCGCCGAAGACGGTTACCTTCTGGGCTGAAGCCGAGGGATATGAAGACAGCGATACGGTGACCAAAGAGGTGACCGTGTTGGGGGTGGTCTCAAAAGGTGGAGCAGCAAAGATCGTCTCCGTTCCGGTGGTCAACTATACCGTCCTGCACGATCCTCCAGGGGACCACAGCTATTCTTTCCTGGACGATACGATGACCGTCAAAGGCATAATCACGGATATGCGTATAAAGATCAAGGATAAGGAGATACCGGTTTATCCGTTACCATGGAGCGACGAGCGATCCATAGAGGGTTTCAAGTTTGAGAAATCGCCGGATTCCGAATCCGAATTTAAGGATCTGAAGGATAAGGGGCTTTTAAGCTATGAGGAGCCCGACTCCGTGCAACACAAGTTTATCATAGGCGCCGCTTACGCCGGTGTAACAGGATCAACATTGGTCTTCAGTGGACCTTTATCCTACCTCCTGCTGCTGGCTAAAATAGGTGTGACAGCCTGGGGATTCAAGAGAGGAGATACGATACCAGGTTTCGGGCATTTCGTCCAGTATGAGATCACGCCGAACCGTCAGCTAAGGACGCCTTCCGATGACACCCTACCAGACCTGGTTGGCCCCGGTAAAGGCGATATCTACTTCGGTGAAGGATGGACCTTAGGACTGCAGACCAAATACTTCATGGGCATCCGATGGAACAAGAACGAACGAAAATGGGAACTCTCGACAGAGGAGGTTAAAACATATGACATACTCGATGTTAGCAACCAGTATATCTATACCATCCGGGATATCGAGAACATCATAGATGATCTGCAAAGGACGATAAATGATATCGGAGATGACCCCGATAGGCAGGAGGAGAAGAAGAAACTCCAGAACGCCTATAACACATGGAATACTCTGCTTGAGAATAACCTCGCCTACATCTGGAACAGGGACTACGTCCCATATCTGCACGATCCGGATGAGAGCAAAAGGAAAACGTTCGACGATTTCGCCAAAGATCATAACCTGAAGGATATGGATATGCTCATTTTCAGCGCCGGTCCCGCTTTTGAATATTCCCGTAAGATTCAAGCCGGAGATTTCTCCTATTACTCGATTGACACGAGCGTTGGCTCCTCCACTTCGATAAGCAACTCATCCATCGTCAGCGCTGGCGCCAACTTTTTCGGCTCAGGGGCTTTCATAGAGTTCGCTCTTACCTCATCCGCCGGTCTAACTACCACTCACACGCTTGGCAGAAACTGGGAAGGTGGAAAGGGCACGGAACAGAAAGTTGGGTTCGTTCTCCAGGACGACGACGTAGGAGATAACCTCGCCGTTAGGGTCGGCGCCGATCCCAGATGGGGAACGCCCATCTTCTTCCAAGACCCCGGAAGCTACACATCCGATCCATGGGAGGCGGGCACCAACAAAGCCGTGGACTTCACCATGGAACTCGTTCAAAACACCGCGGATACCTTCGACTATCATGAAGGCGCCCACTATAAGGTTAAGCTTACATACACGGGGCAGCGATCTTTAGAAAACAATGGCTATATCAACTTCATCATGTACGAACGGCTCAACGACGGCGAGGAGGATAACCCCACGGTCAGGTTCAACGGAGATATGGCCCCCTACAGGGTGAAACTCACCAAGCAAGGTTCCATCGCTTACGTTAACGTCTCCGTCTATCCGCCCGAAGCCGACAAAGATAACTCAGGTGAGAAGCAGTACACGGTTAGGATTATCGCTGAGGAGGAGGGAGATCAACACATCAACCGATCGGTCACACTCTACCCGAAGTTCGCCGATCTTAGGGCGCCCAGGGCTGTCGTGGTCGCCCCATATGATGGCGAACGAATCAGCCCCGAATTCTTCCCATCAGATAATCCGTTCAAAATCGAGGTCGTCTCCGAAGACATGGATATCGCTAAGATACAGCTCCAGATCCGATCCAAGCGGCCCGACGGCGTATGGGAGGAATGGTGTGACCTTTCAGGCATGGAGTGGGAGGAAGAAAAGGATAACTCCAACGTCACAGTGTTCGACAGGCTCGACAGAAGACCCCCCAGAAGGGAGTTCACATTCAGGTGGCCGGAGGATCAGATACGGAACCTCGGCGTTGGCGAATACGCCCTGAGAGCTGTCGCCGAGGACAAGGCCTCCAACAAAGACCTTGACCCGCCGTTCGTCACCTTCATGGTGGATGACGCCAAGCCGTCAGTTCTGTGCACCGTCCCCGACTATCAGGCAAGGGATAGCGAGAGGATCTACCACGGAGAGCTCAGCGTCACCTTCACCGATGACATGAGGGCGACCGACTTTTCAGATAGAACCTTCTATGTCACGGATCTCCTGGATGGAGGTAAGATGGTATCTGGATACGTCTCCTACAGCCCAGCGCTCCGAAAAGCCGTGTTCGTGCCCATCACGCCTTTCAAGCCCAATGGTTTCTACCGCGTCGAGATAAAGACGGACGTCCATGACCTTGCGGGAAATCCCCTGGACAACACCTTCATATGGACCTTCCGAACAACCGACGCGCCATTCGAGCCAACATGGTCTCTCAACTGGAGGGTCACCGATGGGGTCACAACCGATTCCAACAACATAGCCGGAGTTGAATACGGAGCTACCGACGGTAAGGATGAAAAGGACGTCAGAGCCGTTCCCGCTCTGACCTCGACCTCCCAATCCCCAATAAGTTTGTCCTTCCTCATTGATGGGGACAAGAAGAACGGGTTTGACCGTGATATCCGCCCCGCAGACGGCAGATTGGCACACCACTGGTTCTTCGTCATCGATAACGCCAAACAGGGGGCCACCGTCACGCTCGAATACCAGCCGTCCGTTAGGCTCACCAAGACGACACGTCAATATCAGATTCTACGATTGGTGGAGTTCGACCAACAGGGGAACGTATCAAACGTCATCACCCTCGATCCAACCCAGGCGCCTACAGACTCCGTCACTGGCGAGATCGGCTACGTGGTGGCATATCAATACACGAATCAGGGCGAAAGCTCCAGATACTTCCGACTGGACGTGCAGAAAGCGGAGTATGTGGCAACGGAATGGGAAAAAGGAACTTCTGGTTGGAAGTTCTTCTCCGTCCCCATAACACCCCAACGGGCTGAACCCTTCGTCAACCTCGGTGATGACATCGATCCGTTCCAGATGTTCCAATACGACACTCAAAGCGGAGGATATAAGGTCTACCCCTATGACATCGGAGAGGTTGCCCTACAGACAGGCCATGGATATTTCACTAGGCTGGCTGAGGACGTGGAGGTCGACGTCGGAGGGGCGATGAATCAGGGCGACGTGACGCTCACGCTCCAATCCCCCGGATGGCACCCCATAGGTAACCCCTTCATCAAGCCCGTCAAGGTATCCGACCTGAAGATAAATGGGGAGCCGTTTGATAACGCAGTTAGCGATGGGATTGTGGAGGGAACACTATACAGATGGAAGATCGTCACGGAGGAAGAGAAGGGTACGAAGAAACAGGCCGGCATAGAGGTATCAGATGAGTATCAGACCGTTTCAAGCGACGATACCCTAGAGCCATGGGAAGGGTATTGGCTTAAGACAAATCAAGCAGATGTGACCCTGACCATCCCCGCACCTGCGGATCTACCCGATCGAGCCCCAACGCCTGATTACCTGAAACCGCCTATGGCACCGATGG
- a CDS encoding sigma 54-interacting transcriptional regulator yields MNRQPLILIVDDVPANLKVLRDVLEPEGYSILGASSGKAALRTAKGVLPDLILLDVLMPGMDGFEVCRRLKEDETTRHIPVIFVTMRDDKEGILEGFRVGGVDYITKPYETEEVLLRVKTHIEIKLLRDKLEERNRELEKRAAELEQANRRLQQEIARRREAEVARDRAEEAFQRVDEHLTLISQREAERWGIESFIGKSKTIAGILDDVRKLQSVERTSVLIMGESGTGKELIARAIHFGGKRSKGPFIAVNCSTVPRDLAESAFFGHVRGAFTGATSSRKGYFELADGGTLFLDEIGDMPLDLQPKLLRAIETGLILPVGSTRERQVDVRILAATNQNLKAKIAEGSFREDLYFRLARFTVTIPPLREHREDIPLLTEHFLHMFASEMGIKEPAITPEALSLLERYSFPGNVRELKNIIEHALIKSGDGVIRPEHLYFITYGGISSSPAIISAGQIDGALSDLEYLRELVVKRAQKRSSGDGVSDEERILEYVEKHGSISNSECQHLLSVDLRRASYLLNKLYEYGLLKREGERRWARYRLP; encoded by the coding sequence ATGAATAGACAGCCTTTGATCCTTATCGTAGATGACGTTCCGGCGAACCTGAAGGTGTTGCGTGATGTTCTGGAGCCAGAGGGCTATAGCATCCTCGGCGCCTCCAGCGGCAAGGCGGCGTTGAGAACGGCAAAGGGCGTCCTGCCGGATCTGATCCTCCTGGACGTCCTGATGCCGGGGATGGACGGCTTTGAGGTGTGCCGCAGGCTGAAGGAGGACGAGACCACACGTCATATCCCCGTGATCTTCGTGACGATGCGGGATGACAAGGAAGGCATCCTCGAAGGGTTCCGAGTGGGCGGAGTGGACTATATCACCAAGCCATATGAGACCGAGGAGGTGCTGCTCAGGGTCAAAACCCATATCGAGATCAAGCTACTGAGGGATAAACTGGAGGAGAGGAACCGCGAGTTGGAGAAACGGGCCGCTGAGTTGGAGCAGGCCAATCGACGGCTTCAACAGGAGATCGCCAGGCGCAGAGAGGCGGAGGTGGCCCGCGATCGGGCGGAGGAGGCCTTTCAGAGGGTGGACGAACATCTCACGCTCATCTCTCAGCGGGAGGCCGAACGTTGGGGGATCGAGAGCTTCATCGGCAAAAGTAAAACCATCGCCGGAATATTGGATGACGTCCGTAAGCTCCAGAGCGTGGAGAGGACGAGCGTGTTGATCATGGGGGAAAGCGGAACCGGCAAGGAGCTGATCGCACGGGCGATACATTTCGGCGGCAAGCGTTCGAAAGGTCCCTTCATCGCCGTCAACTGCTCGACCGTTCCCAGGGACCTGGCCGAGTCGGCCTTTTTCGGGCATGTGAGAGGTGCGTTCACCGGAGCCACCTCCAGCCGTAAGGGATATTTTGAGCTGGCAGATGGGGGGACGCTCTTCCTGGACGAGATCGGCGATATGCCGCTGGATCTGCAGCCTAAGCTGCTGCGTGCCATTGAAACGGGCTTGATCCTCCCCGTCGGGAGCACGCGTGAGAGACAGGTTGACGTGAGAATACTGGCCGCGACGAACCAGAACCTCAAGGCTAAGATCGCCGAGGGCAGTTTCCGGGAGGATCTTTACTTCCGCCTTGCCCGGTTCACCGTTACCATACCTCCTCTGAGGGAGCATAGAGAGGACATACCGCTTCTCACCGAGCATTTCCTGCATATGTTCGCCTCGGAGATGGGGATAAAGGAACCGGCCATCACCCCTGAAGCCCTCTCTTTGCTGGAGAGATACAGCTTCCCTGGGAACGTTCGCGAGCTGAAGAACATCATCGAGCATGCGCTGATTAAGAGCGGCGATGGGGTCATTCGACCGGAACATCTGTACTTCATCACATACGGTGGAATTTCCTCATCCCCCGCCATTATCTCGGCCGGTCAAATCGACGGAGCTCTATCTGATCTCGAATATCTCAGAGAGCTCGTCGTCAAACGGGCTCAAAAACGCTCTTCGGGTGATGGGGTGAGTGACGAGGAGAGGATATTGGAATATGTGGAGAAACATGGGAGCATCAGCAACTCGGAGTGCCAGCACCTGCTTTCGGTAGATCTGCGCCGCGCCTCCTACCTTTTGAACAAGCTGTATGAGTACGGCCTGCTCAAACGCGAGGGGGAACGGCGTTGGGCGCGATATAGGCTCCCTTAA